One genomic segment of Pseudomonas sp. RU47 includes these proteins:
- the hisH gene encoding imidazole glycerol phosphate synthase subunit HisH: MQTFAVIDYGMGNLHSVAKALEHVGAGKVLITSDAAVIREADRVVFPGVGAIRDCMAEIRRLGFDSLVREVSQDRPFLGICVGMQALLDTSEENDGVDCIGLFPGAVKFFGKDLHEDGEHLKVPHMGWNEVKQKVSHPLWHDIPDMARFYFVHSYYIAAANARQVVGGGHYGVDFAAALADGSRFAVQFHPEKSHTHGLQLLQNFAAWDGRW; encoded by the coding sequence ATGCAGACGTTTGCAGTTATCGATTACGGCATGGGTAACCTGCACTCGGTGGCCAAGGCCCTCGAGCACGTCGGCGCCGGCAAGGTGCTGATCACCAGCGATGCTGCGGTGATTCGCGAAGCTGACCGCGTGGTGTTCCCCGGTGTTGGCGCGATTCGCGATTGCATGGCGGAGATCCGTCGCCTCGGCTTCGATTCGCTGGTGCGTGAAGTCAGTCAGGATCGTCCGTTCCTCGGTATCTGTGTCGGCATGCAAGCGTTGCTCGACACCAGCGAAGAGAACGACGGCGTCGACTGCATCGGCCTGTTCCCGGGCGCGGTGAAGTTCTTCGGCAAAGACCTGCATGAAGACGGCGAACACCTGAAAGTCCCGCACATGGGCTGGAACGAGGTGAAGCAGAAGGTCAGCCACCCGCTGTGGCATGACATTCCGGACATGGCGCGTTTTTACTTCGTGCACAGCTACTACATCGCTGCCGCCAATGCGCGCCAAGTGGTTGGCGGCGGTCACTACGGCGTCGATTTCGCTGCAGCGCTGGCCGACGGCTCGCGTTTCGCCGTGCAGTTCCACCCGGAGAAGAGCCATACCCATGGCCTGCAATTGCTGCAGAACTTCGCCGCGTGGGACGGTCGCTGGTAA
- a CDS encoding DUF2164 domain-containing protein, which yields MAAKKSRPPILTLTPEQENEANRKIQRFMEDRFELDLGSFEAAEILELFTREIAPHYYNRAIFDVQTHLKERFESIESDLWALEKN from the coding sequence ATGGCTGCCAAGAAGTCCAGACCGCCGATCCTGACCCTCACTCCCGAACAGGAGAACGAGGCCAATCGCAAGATCCAACGGTTCATGGAAGACCGTTTCGAACTCGACCTGGGTTCGTTCGAAGCGGCGGAAATTCTTGAACTGTTTACCCGCGAAATTGCTCCGCACTATTACAACAGGGCGATTTTCGATGTGCAGACCCACCTCAAAGAGCGGTTTGAAAGCATCGAAAGCGACCTGTGGGCGCTCGAAAAAAATTAG
- the hisF gene encoding imidazole glycerol phosphate synthase subunit HisF yields the protein MALAKRIIPCLDVDNGRVVKGVKFENIRDAGDPVEIARRYDEQGADEITFLDITASVDGRDTTLHTVERMASQVFIPLTVGGGVRTVQDIRNLLNAGADKVSINTAAVFNPEFVGEAAQHFGSQCIVVAIDAKKVSGPGETPRWEIFTHGGRKPTGLDAVEWAKKMEGLGAGEILLTSMDQDGMKNGFDLGVTRAISDALGIPVIASGGVGNLQHLADGILEGHASAVLAASIFHFGEYTVQEAKAYMAHRGIVMR from the coding sequence ATGGCGCTGGCCAAACGCATCATCCCTTGCCTGGACGTGGACAACGGCCGGGTCGTCAAAGGTGTGAAGTTCGAAAACATCCGCGACGCCGGTGACCCGGTGGAAATCGCTCGTCGCTACGACGAGCAGGGTGCCGACGAGATTACCTTTCTCGACATCACCGCCAGCGTCGATGGCCGTGACACCACGCTGCACACCGTCGAGCGCATGGCCAGCCAGGTGTTCATCCCGCTGACCGTCGGCGGTGGCGTGCGTACCGTGCAGGACATTCGCAATCTGCTGAATGCCGGCGCGGACAAGGTGTCGATCAACACTGCGGCCGTGTTCAACCCGGAATTCGTTGGCGAAGCAGCGCAGCATTTTGGCTCGCAATGCATCGTCGTCGCCATCGACGCGAAGAAGGTTTCTGGCCCGGGTGAAACCCCGCGCTGGGAGATCTTCACCCACGGCGGGCGCAAGCCAACCGGCCTCGACGCGGTCGAGTGGGCGAAGAAAATGGAAGGCCTCGGTGCCGGTGAAATCCTGCTGACCAGCATGGATCAGGATGGCATGAAAAACGGTTTCGACCTCGGTGTGACCCGCGCAATCAGTGATGCGCTGGGCATTCCGGTGATCGCGTCCGGTGGTGTCGGCAACCTGCAGCATCTGGCCGATGGCATTCTCGAGGGCCATGCCAGTGCGGTGCTGGCGGCGAGTATT
- the hisA gene encoding 1-(5-phosphoribosyl)-5-[(5-phosphoribosylamino)methylideneamino]imidazole-4-carboxamide isomerase, with amino-acid sequence MLIIPAIDLKDGACVRLRQGRMEDSTVFSDDPVSMAAKWVEGGCRRLHLVDLNGAFEGQPVNGEVVTAIAKRYPTLPIQIGGGIRSLETIEHYVKAGVSYVIIGTKAVKDPAFVAEACRAFPGKIIVGLDAKDGFVATDGWAEISTVQVIDLAKQFEADGVSSIVYTDIAKDGMMQGCNVPFTAALAAATKIPVIASGGIHNLGDIKSLLDAKAPGIIGAITGRAIYEGTLDVAEAQAFCDSYQG; translated from the coding sequence ATGCTGATTATTCCCGCTATCGATCTTAAAGACGGTGCCTGCGTACGTCTGCGCCAGGGCCGCATGGAAGATTCCACAGTGTTCTCCGATGACCCGGTGAGCATGGCTGCCAAGTGGGTGGAGGGCGGTTGCCGCCGTCTGCATCTGGTCGATCTGAACGGTGCGTTCGAAGGCCAGCCAGTCAACGGCGAAGTCGTCACCGCAATCGCCAAGCGCTACCCGACATTGCCGATCCAGATCGGTGGCGGCATCCGTTCGCTGGAAACCATCGAACACTACGTCAAGGCCGGCGTCAGCTACGTGATCATCGGCACCAAAGCCGTTAAAGATCCGGCGTTCGTCGCTGAAGCGTGCCGCGCGTTCCCGGGCAAGATCATCGTCGGTCTGGATGCCAAAGACGGTTTTGTCGCCACCGATGGCTGGGCTGAAATCAGCACCGTGCAGGTCATCGATCTGGCCAAGCAGTTTGAAGCCGACGGCGTGTCCTCGATCGTTTATACCGACATCGCCAAAGACGGCATGATGCAGGGCTGCAACGTACCGTTCACCGCTGCGCTGGCCGCCGCCACCAAGATTCCGGTGATCGCGTCCGGCGGTATCCACAATCTGGGTGACATCAAGTCGCTGCTCGACGCCAAGGCGCCGGGCATCATCGGCGCCATCACCGGCCGGGCGATCTACGAAGGCACCCTCGACGTCGCCGAAGCGCAAGCTTTCTGCGATTCGTACCAAGGCTGA